ACTGGACGCCGCCCGGCACATCCCAGGAGTAGGGGCAGACGATGCCGATCCTCACGAGGTTCCCTTCGTGGGATCAAGGTCCTTCAGCCACAGCCTCTGGAGCATGTGCCAGTCCTCCGGATGGTCGGCGATCCCGGTGGCGAAGGCATCGGCCAGCGCCTGTGCCATGACAGACGTCTTTTCGGCCCGCGTACCTGTCTCGGGCACCTCGACCGGGGGGTGCACCCGGCCCCGCATGACGGGCGAGTCGTCGTACCAGAGTGTCACCGGCAGCAGCAGTGCGCCGGTCTGCTGGGCCAGCAGGGCCGGTCCGGCCGGGATGCGGGTGCTCTCGCCGAAGAACTCCACCTCGACGCCGGAGCTGGACAGGTCCCGCTCGGCGACCAGGCAGACCAGGCCGCCGTCCCGCAGGCGCCGGGCCAGCGTGCCGAAGGCGGTGCCGCCGCTGTGCGGGAGGACCTCCATGCCGAGGCCCTCGCGGTAGGCGACGAAACGGTCGTACAGCGTCTCCGGCTTGAGCCGTTCGGCGACCGTGCTGAACGGTGTCTCCAGCGTGGTGGTGACCCAGGCGCCGGCGAGGTCCCAGTTGGCCATGTGCGGCAGTGCGAGGATGACGCCCTTGCCGGCGGCGAGGCCGTCGGTGAGGTGGTGCAGGTCCTTGGGCTCGAAGCCGCCCCTGATGCGTTCCCTGCTCCAGGCGGGCAGCCGGAAGGACTCCATCCAGTAGCGCAGGTAGGAGCGCATCCCCGCGCGCGAGAGCTCGGCGAGGCGCTCGGGGCCCGCGCCCGGCACCACACGCGCGTAGTTGCTCTCCAGCCGGAGTACGCCCTTGCCGCGCCGTTTCCAGGCGAGGTCGGCGATGCTCCGGCCGAGGCGCACGGCGACCGGTTCGGGGAGCTTCTTGACCACGCCCCAGCCGAGGCCGTACAGCGTGTCCGTCAGCCGCTCCTGCGCGCTCACTTCGCGGCCTCGCTCCCCTGCTCCTGCTGCGTCTCCTCGGCGGCAGGCTCGACGGCGCCGGATTCCGCGGAACCGGACTCGGCGGCGGCCTCCTCGGCCTCCGCCGACTCCCGGCGGACCGTGACGACCCGCTGGATGAGCGTGACCAGGCTGCCGACGGCGACGATCCACAAGGCGACCGGCAGCAGGTACTGGATGCCGGGCACTCCGAACTTGTGCAGGCCCGCGAGGCCGGCCGCGACCAACGAGATCACGAGGCGCTCGGCGCGCTCGACGAGGCCGTTGACGGCGACGGGCAGCCCGATCGACTCGCCACGGGCCTTGGTGTACGACACCACCTGGCCGCTGGCCAGGCAGAAGATGGAGACCGCGCACAGGGCGATGTCGTCGCCCCCGCCCGCGTACCAGAGGGCGAACCCGCCGAAGACCGCGCTGTCGGCCACCCGGTCCAGCGTGGAGTCCAGGAAGGCACCCCAGCGGCTGGAGCGGCCGAGCTGGCGGGCCATGTTGCCGTCGACGAGGTCGGAGAACACGAACAGCGTGATCACGACCGTGCCCCAGAAGAGCTCGCCCATGGGGTAGAAGACCAGCGCGCCCGCGACCACTCCGGCGGTGCCGAGAAGCGTGACCGTGTCGGGGCTGACGCCCCTTCTGATCAGAAATGTGGCGAACGGCGTGAGAACACGCGTGAAGAAAGCACGCGCGTACTTGTTCAGCATGGCCTTCCCGAGGGTCGGTTTCGCCGCGCGGCCCCTGCTGGCCACCGGCTGGCCCATCGTAGCCACGCGCACGCGTGGGCGGCGGCGGGGCACCCGGAGCACGTGTCACGGGCCCGCGGCATACGGGTCACGGTGCGATCGCGTCCGTTGTATGGACGCACCGTGACACGAGTGGAAAGCTCGAAGGACCGCGGGCGTCACCGTTGCCGCCATCGCTGGGGGCACCTCCCGGGCGAAGCCTGGGGGAGGATTCCGCACGTCCGCGCCCACAGTGACCTCACCGTGCACGGGAGGCAAGGCCATGGGCGACAAGGCGAACACACACCCCGGAGCCGCCGGCAGGGCAACGGCGGCCGACCACCCCGCGTCCATACGGAATGTGGTGCTGGTCGGCCACTCCGGTTCGGGCAAGACGACATTGGTGGAAGCTCTCGCGCTGACGGCGGGGGCGGTGAACCGGGCGGGCCGTGTGGAGGACGGCGGCACCGTCTCCGACTACGACGAGATCGAGCACCGCCAGCAACGCTCGGTACAGCTCTCCCTGGTGCCCGTCGAATGGGGCGGGTACAAGATCAATCTGCTGGACACCCCCGGATACGCCGACTTCGTCGGGGAACTCAGGGCCGGTCTGCGAGCGGCGGACGCGGCCCTTTTCGTCGTCTCGGCCGCGGACGGCGTGGACGGTTCCACGCGCATGGTGTGGGA
This is a stretch of genomic DNA from Streptomyces sp. NBC_00285. It encodes these proteins:
- a CDS encoding phosphatidylinositol mannoside acyltransferase codes for the protein MSAQERLTDTLYGLGWGVVKKLPEPVAVRLGRSIADLAWKRRGKGVLRLESNYARVVPGAGPERLAELSRAGMRSYLRYWMESFRLPAWSRERIRGGFEPKDLHHLTDGLAAGKGVILALPHMANWDLAGAWVTTTLETPFSTVAERLKPETLYDRFVAYREGLGMEVLPHSGGTAFGTLARRLRDGGLVCLVAERDLSSSGVEVEFFGESTRIPAGPALLAQQTGALLLPVTLWYDDSPVMRGRVHPPVEVPETGTRAEKTSVMAQALADAFATGIADHPEDWHMLQRLWLKDLDPTKGTS
- the pgsA gene encoding phosphatidylinositol phosphate synthase; this encodes MGQPVASRGRAAKPTLGKAMLNKYARAFFTRVLTPFATFLIRRGVSPDTVTLLGTAGVVAGALVFYPMGELFWGTVVITLFVFSDLVDGNMARQLGRSSRWGAFLDSTLDRVADSAVFGGFALWYAGGGDDIALCAVSIFCLASGQVVSYTKARGESIGLPVAVNGLVERAERLVISLVAAGLAGLHKFGVPGIQYLLPVALWIVAVGSLVTLIQRVVTVRRESAEAEEAAAESGSAESGAVEPAAEETQQEQGSEAAK